In Deinococcus psychrotolerans, a genomic segment contains:
- a CDS encoding DegV family protein, with the protein MIAIVTDSTSDLSPELIKRHHITSVPLYVLFGGEMHRDGIDIQLGQLFKGVKEGQKIPSTSQPSPAEFAAVYTEALGAADEVLSLHISGLLSGTAGSARLAAQDFGGKVTVLDTNTTSMALGMMAIRAAEMAGAGKSMAEIVAELEKVKAKGYVVFTVETLDFLRRNGRIGGAQALLGGLLNIKPILSVKGGRVESSGRERGQKKATANLVGQARDYIAKFGPSRFAFMMTPGGDANVAELRSGLAGADYEDVGTFDFGAVVGTHLGPGSYGIVMEPLNP; encoded by the coding sequence ATGATTGCCATTGTGACCGACTCGACGAGCGACCTCTCGCCGGAGTTAATCAAGCGCCACCACATCACCAGCGTGCCGCTCTACGTGCTGTTTGGCGGTGAAATGCACCGCGACGGCATTGACATCCAGCTCGGCCAACTCTTCAAGGGAGTCAAGGAAGGCCAAAAAATTCCTTCTACCAGTCAGCCCAGCCCCGCCGAGTTTGCCGCCGTATACACCGAAGCGCTGGGGGCGGCGGACGAGGTGCTGAGCCTGCATATCAGCGGTCTGCTTTCCGGCACGGCTGGCAGCGCCCGGCTGGCCGCTCAGGATTTTGGCGGCAAAGTCACGGTGCTCGACACCAACACCACCAGCATGGCGCTGGGCATGATGGCGATCCGCGCTGCCGAGATGGCCGGAGCGGGCAAGAGCATGGCCGAGATCGTGGCCGAGCTCGAAAAGGTCAAGGCCAAAGGGTACGTGGTCTTTACCGTCGAAACGCTGGATTTTTTGCGCCGCAACGGGCGAATCGGCGGCGCACAGGCGCTGCTCGGCGGGCTGCTCAACATCAAGCCGATTTTGTCGGTCAAGGGCGGACGGGTCGAGTCTTCAGGGCGCGAACGCGGTCAGAAAAAAGCCACCGCCAACTTGGTCGGTCAGGCCCGTGACTACATCGCCAAATTCGGCCCCTCGCGCTTTGCCTTCATGATGACGCCGGGCGGCGACGCCAACGTAGCGGAGCTGCGCTCGGGGCTGGCCGGAGCCGACTACGAAGATGTCGGCACCTTCGATTTCGGCGCAGTGGTCGGCACCCACCTCGGGCCGGGCAGCTACGGCATCGTGATGGAACCCCTCAACCCTTAA
- a CDS encoding ATP-binding protein has translation MVHQSVLSALQLAAEQDPNNTELKLHLSDLLLQAGQAAAALEQAKAALSSEPDNVRALKLAAWAADEMGQTDTAARYHHLHDALTGVIQGAAPLPKPVLAVTDHAELVEHEPDGETSDQRWDLQTPRVTLADVAGMEDVKRRLELSLLAPLKNPELLKMYGSALRGGLLLYGPPGCGKTFIARAVAGELSAKFINVGLSDVLDMYMGQSERNLSEVFALARRRAPCVLFLDEVDALGRRRSQMRHSAANVVGQLLSELDGAKASNEGVFVLAATNSPWDVDPALRRPGRFDRTLLVLPPDLEARRHLLELETCSRPTEALDLPALAAKTADFSGADLTHLVASATELAMEDAIKSGKVRPIRQADFIRALREVRPSTKTWFETAKNAAQFANDDGEYDDLLSYLRGKSGGR, from the coding sequence ATGGTTCACCAGAGTGTGCTGAGCGCCCTTCAACTGGCCGCCGAGCAAGACCCCAACAACACGGAGCTGAAGCTGCATCTGAGCGATCTGCTGCTGCAAGCCGGTCAGGCGGCCGCCGCGCTGGAGCAGGCCAAAGCGGCGCTGAGCAGCGAGCCGGACAATGTAAGAGCGCTCAAGCTCGCGGCGTGGGCCGCCGACGAAATGGGCCAGACCGACACCGCCGCCCGCTATCACCACCTCCACGACGCGCTGACGGGCGTGATTCAGGGCGCGGCCCCTTTACCCAAGCCCGTGCTGGCCGTCACGGATCACGCTGAATTGGTGGAGCATGAGCCAGACGGAGAGACCAGCGATCAGCGCTGGGACTTGCAAACGCCCCGCGTGACTTTAGCGGACGTGGCGGGCATGGAAGATGTCAAGCGGCGCTTGGAACTCTCGCTGCTGGCTCCGCTCAAAAACCCGGAACTCCTCAAAATGTACGGCTCGGCCCTGCGCGGCGGGCTGCTCCTCTACGGCCCGCCCGGCTGCGGCAAGACCTTTATCGCCCGCGCGGTGGCCGGTGAACTCAGCGCCAAATTCATCAACGTCGGTCTATCCGATGTGCTGGACATGTACATGGGCCAGAGCGAGCGCAACCTCAGTGAGGTGTTCGCGCTGGCCCGCCGCCGAGCGCCCTGCGTGCTGTTTTTGGATGAAGTGGACGCGCTGGGCCGCCGCCGAAGCCAAATGCGCCACAGCGCGGCCAACGTGGTGGGCCAACTCCTCTCGGAGCTCGACGGTGCCAAGGCCAGCAACGAGGGCGTGTTTGTCTTGGCCGCCACTAACAGCCCCTGGGACGTCGACCCCGCGCTGAGGCGTCCGGGCCGCTTTGACCGCACTCTGCTGGTCTTGCCGCCGGACTTGGAAGCGCGGCGGCACCTCTTGGAATTGGAGACGTGCTCAAGGCCCACCGAAGCGCTCGATCTGCCTGCCCTCGCCGCCAAAACAGCCGATTTTTCCGGAGCGGATTTGACGCATCTGGTTGCCTCGGCCACCGAACTGGCGATGGAGGACGCCATCAAAAGCGGCAAGGTGCGGCCCATTCGCCAGGCCGACTTCATTCGGGCGCTGCGTGAGGTGCGGCCCAGCACCAAGACGTGGTTTGAAACGGCCAAAAACGCCGCCCAATTTGCCAACGATGACGGCGAATACGACGACTTGCTGAGCTATCTGCGCGGCAAATCCGGCGGACGCTGA